In Deinococcus carri, one DNA window encodes the following:
- a CDS encoding cyclase family protein, with the protein MTTEETTRPATDRRVQFDFEVDFSNGGGLQGQDFRLDLAGDDLSDQDLADYIVKDLRLLMVGEVRILNKQIIFERHKRSAEALPESSDPSGRAGRFIDLSHTIVEGMVTYKGMPAPILCDFLSREASQSHYAEGTTFQIDRLEMVGNTGTYIDSPFHRYADGKDLSELDLAQLADLDAVVVRVTGMGKRAVDRDAFLATDVRGKAVLVHTGWAQHWGTEQYFEGHAFLTAAAAIYLKEQGAVLVGIDSLNIDDTSGGTRPVHTTLLGAEILIVEHLRGLEQLPTSGFTFSAVPVKVRGMGTFPVRAFATLPH; encoded by the coding sequence ATGACGACAGAAGAGACGACGAGGCCAGCGACGGACCGGCGGGTGCAGTTCGACTTCGAGGTGGATTTCTCGAACGGCGGTGGCCTCCAGGGACAGGACTTCCGGCTCGACCTCGCGGGAGACGACCTCAGTGATCAGGACCTCGCGGATTACATCGTGAAAGACCTGCGCCTGCTGATGGTGGGCGAGGTCCGTATCCTCAACAAGCAGATCATTTTCGAGCGGCACAAGCGGAGTGCCGAAGCGTTGCCGGAGAGTTCGGACCCTTCAGGTCGAGCGGGGCGCTTCATCGACCTGAGCCACACCATCGTTGAGGGCATGGTGACGTACAAGGGCATGCCTGCCCCCATCCTCTGCGACTTCCTCAGCCGGGAAGCTTCCCAGTCGCACTATGCGGAGGGGACCACCTTCCAGATCGACAGGCTGGAGATGGTCGGCAACACCGGCACGTACATCGACAGTCCTTTCCACCGTTACGCGGACGGCAAGGACCTGTCCGAACTCGACCTCGCCCAGCTCGCCGACCTCGACGCCGTAGTGGTCCGGGTGACGGGGATGGGCAAGCGGGCGGTGGACCGGGACGCCTTCTTGGCCACCGACGTGCGTGGCAAAGCCGTGCTCGTCCACACCGGCTGGGCGCAGCACTGGGGCACTGAGCAATACTTCGAGGGCCACGCCTTCCTGACGGCGGCGGCGGCCATCTACCTCAAAGAGCAGGGTGCTGTCCTTGTCGGCATCGACTCGCTCAACATCGACGACACGAGCGGCGGGACACGCCCGGTCCACACGACCCTGCTGGGAGCGGAGATTTTGATCGTCGAGCACCTGCGCGGTCTGGAGCAGCTTCCGACCTCGGGCTTCACGTTCAGCGCCGTGCCGGTGAAGGTCAGGGGCATGGGAACATTCCCCGTGCGCGCCTTTGCCACGCTGCCCCACTGA
- a CDS encoding tetratricopeptide repeat protein yields MDTAQRLQDKLEVTPGPTRLPLLIELAAQLWDKNPSRAVEIAREALDLASHLGDQAAKGTALVELGRSLYRIGDYPQALAVFEQAVALHQKEDERLGLGRSWMGIGNVRASLGLLPEALEAFFLALSFFEQLENEWYFCSCLNNIGIAYRRLGYYPTALGYHLRALNMAAGVNNTITKIAATNNVGDIYLLLERPQEALPYQTEALRLSRLHNSPYNEIVALTNLGTLRARLGQCDEALTAFHEARALAELSEDRENLVEIYSELGNAHCSFGQLLQAADAYQAALGVVSSIGDFHLEASLQLKLGETLLAREQFDQAEQAFGCALTLTERLHAPEIAGQAHLHLAQLCESRAEFSQALSHLRAHLQVLSQLHQAAIERQSAVLGIEHEVEKSQQVAAARREIIEQLQQTATTLETMYPEKGALLSGLHDQEEQLAQKADLDPLTGLFNQRDFQQRLTAEFERARRNNAPLALSLLTLDHFRAVNESHAHDVGSQILREVGQMLQSNIRASDLIARMTGETFALLLPDTESLGAWQVCERLRHLVAEADWATLPELHLTMSVGICTQTAWSKAEDMLYQAEQLLYQARAAGRNCLIMDVTPP; encoded by the coding sequence TGGGACAAGAATCCGTCTCGTGCTGTAGAGATCGCCCGCGAAGCCCTTGACCTTGCCAGCCACCTCGGTGATCAGGCCGCAAAGGGCACCGCTTTGGTGGAACTGGGTCGCAGCCTGTACCGGATCGGGGATTACCCTCAGGCGCTCGCTGTCTTCGAACAGGCTGTGGCTCTCCACCAGAAAGAAGACGAGCGCCTCGGCCTAGGTCGTAGCTGGATGGGTATCGGGAACGTGCGCGCCAGTCTGGGCCTCCTCCCCGAAGCCCTTGAAGCCTTCTTTTTGGCCCTGTCTTTCTTCGAGCAACTGGAAAACGAATGGTATTTCTGTTCTTGTTTAAATAATATTGGGATTGCTTACCGTCGTCTGGGCTATTATCCGACCGCCCTCGGCTATCACCTCAGGGCACTCAATATGGCGGCGGGCGTTAATAATACGATTACCAAGATTGCCGCAACCAATAATGTCGGCGATATCTATCTGCTCCTGGAACGTCCCCAGGAAGCCCTACCCTATCAGACTGAGGCCCTGCGCCTTTCCAGACTTCACAACAGTCCTTATAATGAGATTGTTGCTCTTACTAATCTGGGCACGTTGCGGGCACGACTGGGACAATGTGACGAGGCCCTGACGGCTTTCCATGAGGCACGCGCTCTGGCCGAGCTGAGCGAGGACCGAGAGAACCTGGTCGAAATTTATTCTGAACTGGGCAACGCTCATTGCAGCTTCGGCCAGCTTCTTCAGGCCGCGGACGCCTATCAGGCAGCGCTCGGTGTGGTGTCGTCCATAGGGGATTTCCATCTGGAAGCAAGCCTGCAACTCAAACTGGGCGAAACGCTGCTCGCGCGCGAACAGTTCGATCAGGCCGAGCAGGCATTCGGCTGCGCTCTGACCCTGACAGAACGGCTGCACGCGCCAGAAATCGCCGGTCAGGCGCACCTGCACCTCGCACAACTGTGCGAAAGCCGGGCGGAGTTCAGTCAGGCGTTGAGTCATCTGCGGGCGCATCTTCAGGTGTTGTCACAACTGCACCAGGCCGCGATCGAGCGGCAGAGTGCCGTACTCGGCATCGAGCATGAAGTCGAAAAAAGCCAGCAGGTGGCAGCGGCACGGCGGGAGATCATCGAGCAGCTCCAACAGACCGCCACGACGTTGGAGACGATGTATCCAGAGAAGGGGGCGCTCCTGTCCGGCCTGCACGACCAGGAAGAGCAACTGGCGCAGAAGGCCGATCTGGATCCTCTGACAGGCCTGTTCAACCAGCGTGACTTCCAACAGCGGCTGACGGCGGAATTCGAACGGGCGCGCCGCAACAATGCGCCTCTGGCACTGTCACTCCTGACTCTTGACCACTTCAGAGCCGTCAACGAATCGCACGCCCACGACGTGGGCAGCCAGATTCTCCGTGAAGTCGGCCAGATGCTACAGAGCAACATCCGGGCATCAGACCTCATCGCCCGCATGACTGGAGAGACGTTTGCCCTCCTGCTTCCGGACACGGAATCTTTGGGCGCATGGCAGGTATGCGAACGCTTGCGGCACCTTGTCGCCGAGGCCGACTGGGCGACTCTCCCCGAACTCCACCTCACCATGAGCGTAGGCATCTGTACCCAGACGGCATGGTCAAAGGCCGAAGATATGTTGTATCAGGCGGAACAACTTCTGTACCAGGCCAGAGCCGCTGGGCGCAACTGCCTGATCATGGATGTTACGCCGCCTTGA
- a CDS encoding LysR family transcriptional regulator: MQIHQLEALIAIVEAGSFTLAAERLGVSQSALSHAIATLERELGVTVLERGRQGARPTGVGERLLPHVHEVLARLERIRAEAAGTAHLVTGRVRLGSIPSATVDFLPRVLAAFGRQYPQVELVLLEEPSQGTGRLLEWLTSHTIDVALLELPVTDFETVPLLHDELCAVVPATSPLAGQPDVRVRELASEVFVLSRYSSEHLIEEAYRREGLTPNIRYEVQDLGTLVSLVREGLGVSLVPRLALPRAPEGVALLPISPRPTRQLGFVVRSLADASPAVQALIQKARALSG, encoded by the coding sequence GTGCAAATCCATCAGCTTGAAGCCCTCATTGCCATTGTGGAAGCTGGTTCGTTCACGCTGGCCGCCGAACGGCTGGGAGTCTCGCAGTCGGCACTGAGCCACGCCATCGCTACCCTGGAACGGGAGCTGGGTGTGACGGTGCTGGAGCGTGGACGGCAGGGGGCCCGGCCCACCGGGGTGGGCGAGCGGCTGCTTCCCCATGTCCACGAAGTTCTGGCGCGGCTGGAGCGTATTCGTGCCGAGGCAGCGGGCACCGCGCACCTCGTGACAGGCCGAGTTCGGCTCGGCTCAATTCCCAGCGCGACGGTGGACTTCCTGCCCCGGGTCCTCGCGGCCTTCGGACGGCAGTACCCGCAGGTCGAACTGGTGCTGCTCGAAGAACCCAGTCAAGGCACGGGACGGCTGCTGGAATGGCTCACCTCGCACACCATCGACGTGGCTCTTCTGGAATTACCGGTGACCGACTTCGAAACGGTGCCGCTGCTGCATGACGAGCTGTGTGCGGTCGTCCCTGCGACGTCACCTCTGGCGGGTCAACCAGACGTGCGGGTGCGGGAACTGGCCTCCGAGGTCTTCGTGCTGTCGAGGTACAGCAGTGAGCATCTGATCGAGGAGGCCTACCGACGGGAGGGCCTGACACCGAACATCCGCTACGAGGTGCAGGACCTGGGGACGCTGGTGAGTCTGGTGCGAGAAGGGCTGGGGGTCTCCCTGGTGCCGCGGTTGGCACTGCCCCGTGCGCCAGAGGGCGTGGCGCTGCTGCCCATCTCGCCCAGGCCAACACGGCAACTCGGATTCGTGGTGCGGTCACTCGCGGACGCATCCCCAGCGGTTCAGGCCTTGATCCAAAAAGCCAGGGCTTTGAGCGGCTGA